In Streptomyces sp. NBC_01408, one DNA window encodes the following:
- the rfbB gene encoding dTDP-glucose 4,6-dehydratase — MRILVTGGAGFIGSQFVRSLLSQDPAAQITVLDKLTYSGVEENLAPVAGHPGYTFVRGDICDVDAVDQVMPGHDAVVHFAAESHVDRSIAGAGPFVMTNVVGTQVLLDAARKHGVGRFVHVSTDEVYGSISEGSWTEEWPLAPNSPYSASKASSDLLALAYHRTHGMDVVVTRCSNNYGPYQFPEKVIPLFVSNLMDGKHVPLYGDGGNVRDWLHVSDHCRGIDLALRKGRAGEVYNIGGGTELTNKELTGVLLEAAGVGWDMVDRVQDRKGHDLRYSIDISKISEELGYAPQVTFEDGIKDTIAWYRENRAWWEPLKVKAAQQS; from the coding sequence ATGCGCATTCTCGTGACCGGTGGCGCCGGTTTCATCGGCTCGCAGTTCGTCCGTTCCCTCCTGTCGCAGGACCCCGCGGCCCAGATCACGGTCCTCGACAAGCTGACCTACTCCGGCGTCGAGGAGAACCTCGCCCCCGTCGCAGGTCACCCGGGGTACACCTTCGTCCGCGGTGACATCTGCGACGTCGACGCCGTCGACCAGGTGATGCCCGGCCACGACGCCGTCGTGCACTTCGCGGCCGAGTCCCACGTGGACCGCTCCATCGCGGGCGCCGGCCCCTTCGTGATGACCAACGTGGTCGGCACCCAGGTGCTGCTGGACGCCGCCCGCAAGCACGGCGTCGGCCGCTTCGTCCACGTCTCCACCGACGAGGTCTACGGCTCCATCAGCGAGGGCTCCTGGACCGAGGAGTGGCCGCTCGCGCCGAACTCCCCGTACTCCGCCTCCAAGGCGTCGTCCGACCTGCTGGCGCTGGCCTACCACCGCACGCACGGCATGGACGTCGTGGTGACGCGCTGCTCCAACAACTACGGGCCGTACCAGTTCCCCGAGAAGGTCATCCCGCTGTTCGTCTCCAACCTGATGGACGGCAAGCACGTCCCGCTCTACGGCGACGGCGGCAACGTCCGCGACTGGCTGCACGTCTCCGACCACTGCCGCGGCATCGACCTCGCCCTGCGCAAGGGCCGCGCCGGCGAGGTCTACAACATCGGCGGCGGCACCGAGCTCACCAACAAGGAGCTCACCGGCGTCCTGCTGGAGGCCGCCGGCGTCGGCTGGGACATGGTCGACCGGGTCCAGGACCGCAAGGGCCACGACCTGCGCTACTCCATCGACATCAGCAAGATCAGCGAAGAGCTCGGCTACGCGCCGCAGGTCACCTTCGAGGACGGCATCAAGGACACCATCGCCTGGTACCGCGAGAACCGCGCCTGGTGGGAGCCGCTCAAGGTGAAGGCCGCCCAGCAGTCGTGA
- the rfbA gene encoding glucose-1-phosphate thymidylyltransferase RfbA, which translates to MRGILLAGGTGSRLWPLTRAVSKQLLPVFDKPMIYYPLSTLVMAGIREILIITTPQDQEQFQRLLGDGSQLGLDLQYAVQERPEGIAQAFVLGADFIGDEPVALILGDNIFHGSGLGTRLAQRTDPKGGMVFAYPVADPTAYGVVQFDEDGQVISIEEKPEKPKSRYAVPGLYFYDNRVVEIARTIQPSARGELEITAVNDAYLQSGDLQVTVLDRGTAWLDTGTFVSMVQASEFVRVIEERQGFKIGCIEETAWRSGFVNDEQLRELAEPLLKSGYGQYLLDLLDEENAR; encoded by the coding sequence ATGCGTGGAATTCTCCTTGCGGGCGGCACCGGCTCCCGCCTCTGGCCCTTGACCCGAGCCGTGTCGAAGCAGCTCCTCCCCGTCTTCGACAAGCCCATGATCTACTACCCGCTCTCCACGCTGGTCATGGCGGGGATCCGCGAGATCCTGATCATCACCACGCCGCAGGACCAGGAGCAGTTCCAGCGGCTCCTCGGCGACGGCTCCCAGCTCGGCCTGGACCTCCAGTACGCCGTGCAGGAGCGCCCGGAGGGCATCGCCCAGGCCTTCGTGCTCGGCGCCGACTTCATCGGTGACGAGCCGGTCGCGCTGATCCTCGGCGACAACATCTTCCACGGCAGCGGCCTCGGCACCCGGCTCGCGCAGCGGACCGACCCCAAGGGCGGCATGGTCTTCGCCTACCCGGTGGCCGACCCGACCGCGTACGGCGTCGTCCAGTTCGACGAGGACGGCCAGGTCATCTCCATCGAGGAGAAGCCGGAGAAGCCGAAGTCCCGCTACGCGGTGCCCGGCCTGTACTTCTACGACAACCGTGTGGTGGAGATCGCCCGCACCATCCAGCCCTCCGCTCGCGGCGAGCTGGAGATAACCGCGGTGAACGACGCCTACCTCCAGTCCGGCGACCTCCAGGTCACGGTCCTGGACCGCGGCACCGCCTGGCTGGACACCGGCACCTTCGTCTCCATGGTCCAGGCCTCCGAGTTCGTGCGGGTGATCGAGGAGCGCCAGGGCTTCAAGATCGGCTGCATCGAGGAGACCGCCTGGCGGTCCGGCTTCGTGAACGACGAACAGCTCCGCGAGCTCGCCGAGCCGCTCCTCAAGAGCGGTTACGGCCAGTACCTGCTGGACCTGCTCGACGAGGAGAACGCCCGATGA
- a CDS encoding dTDP-4-dehydrorhamnose 3,5-epimerase family protein has translation MKFRELSIEGAWEITPVQHGDPRGLFMEWYRFDHLAEAVGHPLRLAQGNLSVSAKDVVRGIHFADVPPGQAKYVTCVRGAVLDVIVDLRVGSPTFGAYEFVRLDDVDRRAVYISEGLGHGFCALSDDATLSYLCSETFNPTAEHSVHPLDPDLGIDWPAGTAAQLSARDAAAPSLAEAIASGLLPDYDECLRHRRSLRDGS, from the coding sequence ATGAAGTTCCGCGAGCTCTCCATCGAGGGCGCCTGGGAGATCACCCCGGTCCAGCACGGCGACCCGCGCGGGCTGTTCATGGAGTGGTACCGCTTCGACCACCTCGCCGAGGCGGTCGGGCACCCGCTGCGCCTGGCGCAGGGCAACCTGTCGGTGTCGGCCAAGGACGTGGTGCGCGGCATCCACTTCGCCGACGTCCCGCCCGGCCAGGCCAAGTACGTCACCTGTGTGCGCGGTGCCGTCCTCGACGTCATCGTCGACCTGCGGGTGGGCTCGCCCACCTTCGGCGCCTACGAGTTCGTCCGCCTCGACGACGTGGACCGCCGCGCGGTGTACATCTCGGAGGGGCTGGGCCACGGCTTCTGCGCGCTGAGCGACGACGCCACGCTGTCGTACCTGTGCTCGGAGACCTTCAACCCGACCGCCGAGCACTCGGTGCACCCGCTCGACCCCGACCTGGGCATCGACTGGCCGGCCGGCACCGCCGCACAGCTGTCGGCCCGCGACGCGGCCGCCCCCTCGCTCGCCGAGGCCATCGCGTCCGGTCTGCTGCCCGACTACGACGAATGCCTGCGCCACCGCCGGTCGCTGCGCGACGGCAGCTGA